In Capra hircus breed San Clemente chromosome 26, ASM170441v1, whole genome shotgun sequence, the following are encoded in one genomic region:
- the LOC106503632 gene encoding cytochrome P450 26C1 gives MLPWGLSCLSVLGAVGTALLGAGLLLSLAQHLWTLRWTLSRDRASALPLPKGSMGWPFFGETLHWLVQGSRFHSSRRERYGTVFKTHLLGRPVIRVSGAENVRTVLLGEHRLVRSQWPQSAHILLGSHTLLGAVGESHRQRRKILARAFSRAALERYVPRLQGALRREVRSWCAARGPVAVYEAAKALTFRMAARILLGLRLDEAQCSELARIFEQFVENLFSLPLDVPFSGLRKGIRARDQLHRHLEEAIAQKLLEDKSAVEPGDALDGIIHSTRELGHELSVQELKESAVELLFAAFFTTASASTSLVLLLLQHPAAIAKIQQELAARGLGRACGCAPAASGGGAGPPPDCGCEPDLSLAALGHLRYVGCVVKEVLRLLPPVSGGYRTALRTFELDGYQIPKGWNVMYSIRDTHETAAVYRSPPEGFDPERFGTAGDDARGAAGRFHYIPFGGGARSCLGQELAQTVLQLLAVELVRTARWELATPAFPAMQTVPIVHPVDGLRLFFHPLASPAAQDGQRL, from the exons ATGTTACCCTGGGGGCTGAGCTGCCTGTCCGTGCTGGGGGCGGTGGGCACCGCGCTCCTGGGCGCGGGCCTGCTACTCAGCCTGGCGCAGCACCTCTGGACGCTCCGCTGGACGCTGAGTCGGGACCGAGCctctgccctgcccctgcccaaaGGCTCCATGGGCTGGCCCTTCTTCGGGGAAACGCTGCACTGGTTAGTTCAG GGCTCGCGCTTCCACAGCTCCCGCAGGGAGCGCTACGGGACGGTGTTCAAGACGCACCTGCTGGGCAGGCCAGTGATCCGCGTGAGCGGCGCGGAGAACGTGCGCACAGTCCTGCTGGGCGAGCACCGCCTTGTGCGTAGCCAGTGGCCGCAGAGTGCGCACATCCTTCTGGGCTCGCACACACTGCTCGGCGCGGTTGGAGAGTCGCACCGGCAGCGGCGCAAG ATCCTGGCTCGAGCGTTCAGCCGTGCGGCACTGGAGCGCTACGTGCCTCGCCTGCAGGGGGCGCTGCGGCGGGAGGTGCGCTCCTGGTGCGCGGCTCGCGGGCCGGTCGCTGTCTATGAGGCCGCGAAAGCGCTCACCTTCCGCATGGCCGCGCGCATCCTGCTGGGGCTACGGCTAGACGAGGCGCAGTGCTCTGAGCTGGCCCGGATCTTCGAGCAGTTCGTGGAGAACCTCTTCTCCCTGCCCCTCGATGTGCCTTTCAGCGGCCTGCGCAAG GGCATTCGGGCCCGGGACCAGCTGCATCGGCACCTGGAGGAGGCCATTGCGCAGAAGCTTCTTGAGGACAAGTCTGCTGTGGAGCCAGGCGATGCCCTCGATGGGATCATCCACAGCACTAGGGAACTGGGCCATGAGCTGTCAGTGCAGGAACTGAAG GAATCAGCTGTGGAGCTCCTCTTCGCCGCCTTCTTCACCACGGCCAGTGCCAGCACGTCCCTCGTCCTGCTACTCCTGCAGCACCCCGCAGCCATCGCCAAGATCCAGCAGGAGCTGGCGGCGCGGGGACTGGGGCGCGCCTGCGGCTGCGCGCCGGCGGCCTCGGGGGGCGGCGCTGGGCCCCCGCCCGACTGCGGTTGCGAGCCCGACCTCAGCCTGGCGGCGCTGGGCCACCTGCGCTACGTAGGCTGCGTGGTCAAGGAGGTGCTGCGCCTCCTGCCGCCGGTGTCCGGGGGCTATCGGACAGCCCTGCGCACCTTCGAGCTCGAC GGCTACCAGATCCCCAAGGGGTGGAACGTGATGTACAGCATCCGAGACACGCACGAGACGGCCGCAGTGTACCGCAGCCCGCCGGAGGGCTTCGACCCAGAGCGCTTCGGCACTGCGGGCGACGATGCGCGGGGCGCCGCCGGCCGCTTTCATTATATCCCGTTCGGCGGCGGTGCGCGCAGCTGTCTTGGCCAGGAGCTGGCGCAGACCGTGCTCCAGCTGCTCGCTGTGGAGCTGGTGCGCACGGCGCGCTGGGAACTGGCCACGCCTGCCTTCCCCGCCATGCAGACCGTGCCCATCGTGCACCCGGTGGACGGGCTGCGGCTCTTTTTCCACCCTCTTGCGTCTCCGGCGGCGCAGGATGGGCAACGCCTCTGA